The genomic segment ATCGAGTTACCAGTCAAGGACTATATACTATTAGTGTTTTTTGGTCATACTCCATGCATTAAATGACATAAATTCCGACCTAGGGCATCTTTAAAGGGATAACACTTTTTAGTGTTCTTAGGTtaaatatattaggaaaataatctaagatcacTTGTTAAGAACTTTTGGTAAAAATTTAGTTATAGGGAGAACATGGTTAAGATCAttagatttaataataaaatattcttaaacatattaaaattataaaatctaataaatttagtatataatattacaataaaacttattacaattataacatttaaatttcaaacttataaaacatacaataaaattcataatacaataccaaatattaatgaaacaacaaaacattgtaaataaactTATCGCCATAGATGGACTCTCCACCTCGCCCATCGCCTCGTGTAAAATCTCCACCCTGAATCATGAAGCCAGGAATGATCCTATGGAAGATGCTTCCTTTGAAATAAAGAGATTTCCCCATGTTTCCAACTCCTTTCTCTCCTGCACCGGGAGGATAaacatcaaaccaaattaaagagTCTCTTGGCTCAGAACTCAGAAGAAGGCatgattgaaaaacttaaggCCAGGAGTTTTAAAGGGGAAACAAAAGGTTACTTGGCTACCCGTGCAAAGTGCTCGAAAATTCTCTGCGAAAGAAACCAGGGATTCAGTAAGTAAGAAACAACTCAGGGACAAGTAGACAAGACAATGTGAAGGGTTTGGtcaatctatattaaaaaaaaattacctgcAGTTTTAGGAACTATCTTCCCAAACAGACCGATGAGAATGCGCCCTGTACATGACAAGATCCAAATATTACTAATAAACTCTATTTGCATGAGCTGCAGAAAGTTTCTAAAGCTACAAACCAACAGTTACAGTACCACCGTAAGCTACATCACTATCTAATTCTAAGACTAATACTTTCATGTTACACAATGCATCCACTTATATGATCAAGCAACCGAGCTAATTCCGGAAGTTGAAACATCCTCAATCAACTATTTGCATCAAAAACAACCAAATAGACCCAAATTCAcatataaaaatcaaaccttaaaaattcaaactccaaattaaaatagaaaaagatggGAACTTGTTTACCTGCTGGTGAACCATTGATCTGAATGTCAAAGTAAACTTTGTGAGTTACTCCTTCTAAATCCTCTCCCAcctcaaaaatctcaaaaacccCAAATTAGAAAAACCTGAATCTAACCTTTACAGACCAAACAAGGTTCTGAACCTCACCTGATTAATCTTAGCATCAACAATCTGCTCACTGACATTAGGATCCGCAACATCAGTTAATTTTTATCTAAGAAGCCAAAATTGAAACATTGAAGCCACAAACGTAAGTCATCCATAGTTACCCAGATCAAGAAACtactaaaaagaagaatatcaAATTAACCTGAATGAGAGCAAGTGTGACGAACAGGACGAGGATCCATAAGAGAGTGAGGGATACCAATTTAGTCGCCGTAATCGCCATAATACGTACGAATCAAAGTAGGTTCGTGCTTCTTAGTTTTGGATTTGAGTCCAATGAATCTGCAGCAACCCCATTAAAGGCTTTTCGCCGGAGACAGACGAGACAGCGGCGACGGTTACGAAGAGATCGGCACAAAAATCGCTCTTTGTTCACTCTGGAAATGTAAACCATAGCTCGatgaaaccaaagaaaagaaacgaaatAAAACTCTCGACCCCCAAATATTTCTTCCCAATACCGCGACACGTGACAGAAGAACACCCTCAACAACAGTTCCGAAATAAGAACATGTTTTCTGATCTAAGCCCAATTTCagattattttgattaaatttaagCCCAAGATCACCCATAAAGATGTCCCTATAAAGATGGCCTAACGATTTCAAATGTTAGTATCGTTTTGGTAATTAGATTGTTCTGgttagcaaaagaaaaaaaaaaagaagaagggaaagacaaaagcaatatatatatgtctttgttGAATTGTCTCATCAATTTAACAGTAATTAAATTAGTTCCATTTTTTTGAAAAGCTCATAGCCTAGTGTTTGAcaaaaagtttattaaatttttctgtaaatcgaaaaacaacaaattacaCAAATTGTACCAGAGATCTCCAATGTAGTTTAACTTATTCGATGTGGTCTTAAGTATTAATGCTAAACTGAAATATGGTGCATGATTTTTCTAGTGATGACACAATTAATTGATGGATCCAAAACACATATAACTGATGttactgacaaaaaaaaaagaagaagtatatATAATCAGATTTAATCTGACCATAGCATTAAATCTGATCATaatccaaattatatttttacaccGATAATGTTAAATTGACATGACCTTGATTTATTAATACTTAGttatatgtttacttttaatattgtcTACAGATTGGAATATCAATTTTTGCTGGATATTGTTTAAGCAAAGTATCCATTATTGGGTTATTAAAAAGGTTAGGTTAGGTATCGTTGagagttttatatataaggtAATCTGAAGACAAAAGTAATCATCATTTTATctccaaaataataatcatcCCCTGATGACCACAAAACAATGGGTGTGGTCTAGTTATAGTATTTGAGGTCGCCAGTATAATCCATGTGcactttaattttatataagttGTAAACGgctcattatattttttatttattcttattcTCCTTTTTGGTATCTAATGATTAACTTAGATTCAATGATATGGTATATGACTATAATACGTCTAAActaagaaaaaagtaaattaagCATGCAAATAAATATAGTTACTAACCCGCCCTTTCCGTCGGATATATTATACGTTCATGTGGGTTATACTTGAACCACATGATTGGAAGGTTCGGCAAAcaagtttattttaaaattaactacGCACTTTAATAATGATTTAATCGACAACTGAACAAGCATATTTTTCCCAAAATTGCCTCATCATTTCACGGACAATAAGGAGGATGTTGAGAGGAGATGGTCCAAATTGAAGTTAAATATTTACAAAGATTGTTTTCatcattaattatttgttatacTACTTAATTTATTAGGATTAAACTAGTTGGTCATAACTCTTTAACGGATGCTGACTTCGAAAGTATAGGAATTAATATGAACGCCATTGAGGACCAAATACGACTAACCATATTATAATGTTGACCAAATACAATTAATGGAATTTTTACCACCCAATATTACTTGCTGTATACAATTATACATGTGATGTGATACGTGAACAGTTGACCAATGGAGGCAACGTTTAACAAATTGGTAggcaattaaagaaaagaaaaagcattaaTCATAGAAGTGAATACAGACATTAATAGACATGTTGATAGAAGTACACATGTTTTTTAGAacctaaatatttatttcacGAATCTTTGAGATTGATAAATTTAcgtcaaatatttttttctgttacgtatatagatatatatctaactatatacatatatttctctcatacatatttatgtatattatgaTAAAACGACGAGTCTAAACtaatttatagaattttgaaaaaataaatatatctgtttataaaaaaaattgaaatatatatgaaaattatattgtGTACTGTAATTAATTTAGCAAGATTAAACCTGTATTATTCGAGTTCATTAAATCAACTAATCCCATGTAATAAAAGTTAgctattaattaaattttatcgattaaaagatattattagaagaaaaaaaaaagaatgtgttATCCCATTATATTCACACTTACAAACTATAGTGATATCAATCATTTTTAATGTCAGACTTGTTATACGTCAGTTTATACAATTCAGTTATCTAAGAAAAACAGAGTCATCTTAGTCGAAAGGTCATGGATAAGTGTAACTGTAAACACGAAATATAATAAgaaactagatattcacccgcagtacaccgcgagactatatatttttgtttagaaatataaaataaaatttctttattctattaactatatatgtatataatatattttgtattttataatctatagttttacatcaatacattatgtagtgtataatttccATTATCTACATGTAgtgatttattatatacataatatattctaCATGTAGTGGATATCTTTattattcattaaatttaatttagtcaacaaatatacctttttgtgatttttctttttcatttacaatgtagagataatagtattacataatatattctatttttataattatatgagttataatttgactttgtaattttggctgttttatctctatatcatttaacacttttgtatttatagttgtgcaagtcgattaaaatggtggagtgttttttgtaaagtttgatttatatccattgtttcttattagtagggatcaaaaatctatatattaatatattagctacTGAAAAACACTTCGGTGaagaagtaaatttttttttaacaatttgtgtCAGTTCGGTCcccaatttttttgaaaaattaaagttattatCAATAGTTTAATCATTTGATTttcaaacacatgaaaatacgttattatcaacatttttttagagaatgaattaattaaatattaaatatttaatggtAATGGGTGTTGGTCCAATACTTTTGGAAATATGAATAGGAGAAATTCTTCTTAAGTTAGATTCCAAGTttgatattattaaaacaaaaaaaaattgtaaaattattattaatgacATGATTATAAATAAGTTCTAActctaggatttatttcataaatgtttccaaaatgtatatatagatagttcCTTCTTGATAAATCATTTTTGTAAGATGACTAATAAATGAGAAACAGTTCCTTATCAAGAAGGTCACAATTTTAATGAGAATAAAATACAATTGAAGGAACTATTTCTCATTAAAATTagttaaactaaataaaaaataaaaaatgatttatcaAGAAGGAGAATTCATACAAATGtaaatatctaattaatatatacatgaGTCTATTAGATATTTTGTTGAATATCTAGATGAGTTCTTCAGAGTCAGAGGTTATATATATCTGACTTCTTACAAAACAGgatatacatatttgtttttagttGCTTAATTTGGATcggacaaaaagaaaattgttccTTCTtgataaatcattttttaattttttatttagtttaactAATTTAATGAGAAATAGTTCCTTCAATTGTATTTTATTCTCTATTGTTACAATCacattgtatataatatatgcaGATGTTAATATGTGTAAAGAATTGGGTATATGTAGTAGATGCCacaagaatcaaaactaattaagaaacTACCACAAATGTACAGtgtatttctctctctccatttacaattacttttatacccattacatatattacaagTTATTCGTTTAAatatcatgttattttttttaagaacgaaattatatatcggtttgggttcataaataaaatggttaaggtttaaattttacaattagaacgaaaatatatgtcggtttgggttcataaataaaatagttagggtttagattttacaattagaacaaaaatatatgtcggtttgggttcacaaatgaaatggttagggtttatacgtcggtttgggttcacaaatgagatggttagggtttcgattttacaattaaaacgaaaatatatgtcggtttgggttcacaaatgaaatggttagggtttatattttaaaattaaaatgaaatgacatgctattttaaaaaatatcaccAACTCtttgactttttaattttacactaaaattaaaaagggtgattttgtctttttacaCCCAAAAAAACGTGGGCCCTATGGTATTTTCCTAATAAAAAAAGTTGCTGTGGTATTCTCTTAAATACTTTTCAAAACTGTGGTATTTAGTTAATTAACCCTAAAGAATTCATATTATAGcatatttttcctttaaatatttatatacatatatatatatatattgttgaataTACAGAAACATGAATTGATACTTATTTGTTGACACCCCAACTGTCACCATCTATGGTTTCCATTTTCATCTGACAATCAATATgctatgtcaaaaaaaaaaaaaaaaaaaaacttatttacaagtttacaacCCATAAAAATCATCACCACGACATATATTATTGTCTATTTGTCTTCGACGTGAACCAGTTTTCAATAGGTCGTCTTTTATCATTCCATTACACTACGCTTAGCTCTGGCGCAATAATCATCTATCACCTATTTATTCGTAATTTAGACTTTTCAGGTTTTTTTGACAAGAAATGGTGAGATTTACTAAAACCTACTATAATAACATCTAGGAGAAGGCCACGTGTTGGGAATCCTCATATCAAGAAAATGTTGGGTTTTTATATGCACATAAAATACGCAATACACCACTCCTCTCTATTGttattgttctttgtttttattccaACTAAATGATTGCTTACAGAAAGTCAGAGTAATTAATCTCGGGTTAACGCAGATTGTTTTTTACCGCCGATAGGCTATAGTCTCTCTCACTTCCTTATATCATCGACTCTTCTCTCATTCCCCTTTTCTTGTTCCCCTCTTATCAAACTTCACCTCCAAcaagaaaatagagagagagaaagagataacgagagaaagaaacaaaaacaaagaaagagagaagaaatgaaCCTTAAGGAAACGGAGCTCTGCCTTGGGCTCCCCGGAGGCACTGAAACCGTGGCCAAGTCGGGTGTTGGAAATAAGAGAGGCTTCTCTGAGACCGTTGATCTCAAACTCAATCTTCAATCTAACAAACAAGGACATGGGGATCTCAATGTTGCTGGATCTATTAAAGAGAAGACTCTCCTCAAAGACCCTTCTAAGCCTCCTGCTAAGTAAGTTCTGTTAAGACATTTACAAGATTTCTCAAAAGAAGACTAAAAGTACTTTTTAACGACATCTGTGCATACATGATAACATTATTGGGTCTATGTTTGTTATATTGTATGTAGAGCACAAGTGGTGGGTTGGCCACCTGTGAGGAACTACCGTAAAAATGTTATGGCTAATCAGAAGAACGGCGAAACGGATGAGGCAATGAGCAGTGCTGGAGGAACCGTAGCCTTTGTGAAGGTTTCCATGGATGGAGCTCCTTATCTTCGGAAGGTTGACCTTAAGATGTACAACAGCTACAAGGATCTCTCTGATGCCTTGGCCAAAATGTTCAGCTCCTTTACCATGGGTACGCATTTACAAACATAGGTCttagattattatattttttgcttttgcGTTTACGATGTAcgtctatataatattttaccatcttacatacacacacaaattGTTAGTTTCAAACGGAAATTAAACGTTTACATGACGTTTTAGCGTTTACACTTTGtaaaatagtttacaaaaaaaaaaatttgataaagaatttgattttaagtttttctaaaacctaaatttacatgtaaactcaaaatatttaaatacaaacaGTTGAAGTCAAtactcttgattttttttttttttctgtcggcAGTGAGGTCGTACTATTTATTTGCTATTAAACTAATATGATAAACTTTTGGATATGGATTAATTAAAGAGAGTTATGGAGCACAAGGGATGATAGATTTCATGAACGAGAGTAAAGTGATGGATCTGTTGAACAGCTCTGAGTATGTTCCAAGCTACGAGGACAAAGATGGTGACTGGATGCTCGTTGGTGATGTCCCCTGGCCGTGAGTTTCCTTTATCCTCTTGCTTTCAATAGTTGCCTTactctttataattattttccatcCAAAATATAAGAAGTATTCTCTAACGTAACTTGATAAGACCattattattgatattaatCATTAGAAAATACCAAAGGACaatcaaaatccatgtgttatAAATACGCACAAGTTGGCATGGGACAGAACTGAAAGAagatgtttaaattttatatgttagCTCATTTGTAGCTGGCACATCAATTTCTTTTCActattgtaattatatattgCTTTCAATAGATTTCTATTTTTAGCCACCAACCCATATTATCGATTTCAGGATGTTTGTAGAGTCGTGCAAACGTTTGCGCATTATGAAAGGATCCGAAGCAATTGGCCTTGGTACGGTTTGTTCATTGTTCGTTTCTTTGAgtgtcatatatatttttccttaaaaaatcataaatccaATATATGGTTCTTGCTTTTGTTTTACCCAATTGGGTTTCAGCTCCAAGAGCAATGGAGAAGTGCAAGAACAGAtcctgaacaaaaaaaaaagaaagaggacaATAAtggattcttgatttttttatattttgtattgttgtgatcatatgtgtttgtaatttttaatattaaggAGTATATAGGGAAATAGAATTGCTTACGAAAAAGAAGTCACAAATTGGTATTTGATCAGAAgtcaaaagtttaaatatgtaTGTGTTTATGTTTCATCTCTTAAGTTGAAATCATATCAGTTTAAGAAAATTCAGTTTGATCGGTGGAAGCAATCGTATCGGACACCGATCGGCCTAGACTATCATATCGATGTGGGGGGAGAAGGAGATAGAAACAAAGCGGTAAAACAGTTATTTGTAGtagttataaatttttttattaaaagtatttggatatttaatcatattttgtttcaaaagatttttttcttat from the Camelina sativa cultivar DH55 chromosome 12, Cs, whole genome shotgun sequence genome contains:
- the LOC104732188 gene encoding peptidyl-prolyl cis-trans isomerase CYP21-2-like; its protein translation is MAITATKLVSLTLLWILVLFVTLALIQKLTDVADPNVSEQIVDAKINQVGEDLEGVTHKVYFDIQINGSPAGRILIGLFGKIVPKTAENFRALCTGEKGVGNMGKSLYFKGSIFHRIIPGFMIQGGDFTRGDGRGGESIYGDKFIYNVLLFH
- the LOC104732189 gene encoding auxin-responsive protein IAA14-like — encoded protein: MNLKETELCLGLPGGTETVAKSGVGNKRGFSETVDLKLNLQSNKQGHGDLNVAGSIKEKTLLKDPSKPPAKAQVVGWPPVRNYRKNVMANQKNGETDEAMSSAGGTVAFVKVSMDGAPYLRKVDLKMYNSYKDLSDALAKMFSSFTMESYGAQGMIDFMNESKVMDLLNSSEYVPSYEDKDGDWMLVGDVPWPMFVESCKRLRIMKGSEAIGLAPRAMEKCKNRS